One genomic window of Thermorudis peleae includes the following:
- the ispF gene encoding 2-C-methyl-D-erythritol 2,4-cyclodiphosphate synthase — protein MFRVGIGYDVHPFAPGRRLVLGGIELPGTQGLAGHSDADVIAHAIGDALLGAAGLGDLGTHFPPSDPQWKDCSSLLLLQRISALLQQDGWQIVNIDVTFIGEQPRLAPHRQAMQERLAAALEIAPHQVSIKATTNERLGFIGRGEGAAALAVALITRPDIEQP, from the coding sequence ATGTTCCGCGTAGGCATCGGGTATGATGTCCATCCGTTCGCCCCAGGTCGACGGCTGGTGCTCGGCGGGATTGAGTTGCCGGGTACGCAAGGGTTAGCCGGCCACTCGGACGCTGATGTCATCGCGCACGCGATTGGTGACGCGTTGCTCGGCGCGGCTGGCTTGGGAGATCTTGGCACACATTTTCCACCAAGCGATCCACAATGGAAGGACTGCTCAAGCCTTCTCCTGCTGCAGCGGATTAGTGCGCTGCTCCAGCAGGACGGTTGGCAGATCGTCAACATTGATGTGACATTCATCGGCGAGCAGCCACGCCTGGCACCGCACCGCCAGGCAATGCAGGAACGGCTTGCCGCTGCGCTTGAGATTGCGCCGCACCAGGTTAGCATCAAGGCAACGACAAACGAGCGCCTCGGGTTTATTGGGCGAGGCGAAGGCGCTGCTGCGCTCGCCGTTGCGCTGATCACACGCCCAGACATTGAACAACCATGA
- the nifS gene encoding cysteine desulfurase NifS, whose protein sequence is MNRTEIYLDHAATTPVDPRVLEAMLPYFTEQFGNPSSIYAAGRQARAAIDQARARIARILHCQPREIVFTSGGTESDNLAIKGVAWWHRLNGRGNHIITTAFEHHAVLHSVQYLEKFGFEATYVRPGPDGIVRVEDIEAAIRPDTILISVMYANNEIGTIQPIAEIGKLAHRYGILFHTDAVQAAGTLPLDVERLHVDLLSLSAHKFYAPKGVGLLYVRQGTKLLWQQNGGSQESNRRAGTENVPGIVGMATALELAYAEREERNAHLLALRDRLIDGILQRIPDARLNGDREQRLPNNVNVSFEGVDGETILLNLDMHGIAASSGSACTTGSTEPSHVLLAIGLTPEQARSSIRLTLGKDNTEQEIDRTLDVLEETVTRLRRLTSAQARAR, encoded by the coding sequence GTGAATCGAACTGAAATCTACCTCGACCATGCCGCGACGACACCAGTCGATCCGCGGGTGCTCGAGGCAATGTTGCCGTACTTCACTGAACAATTTGGCAATCCTTCGAGTATCTATGCAGCAGGGCGGCAAGCACGGGCAGCAATCGACCAGGCACGGGCACGGATTGCCCGGATTCTGCACTGTCAGCCTCGTGAAATTGTCTTCACGAGTGGCGGCACTGAGAGCGACAACCTGGCAATCAAGGGCGTCGCCTGGTGGCATCGGCTGAACGGTCGAGGGAATCACATCATCACTACGGCGTTTGAGCACCATGCAGTGCTCCACAGCGTCCAGTACCTCGAGAAGTTCGGCTTCGAAGCTACGTACGTGCGTCCCGGGCCGGACGGCATTGTCCGTGTCGAGGATATTGAAGCGGCTATTCGCCCCGACACGATCTTGATCTCGGTCATGTATGCCAACAACGAGATCGGCACGATCCAGCCAATTGCTGAGATTGGGAAGCTTGCTCATCGCTATGGCATTCTGTTCCATACGGACGCCGTCCAAGCTGCTGGCACGTTGCCGCTCGACGTGGAACGGCTCCATGTCGACCTGCTCTCGTTGTCAGCCCACAAGTTCTATGCACCGAAGGGCGTGGGGCTGCTCTACGTCCGGCAGGGGACAAAGCTGCTCTGGCAACAGAATGGCGGATCGCAGGAGAGCAACCGCCGTGCTGGGACAGAGAATGTGCCAGGGATTGTGGGCATGGCAACGGCGCTTGAGCTGGCGTATGCCGAACGTGAGGAACGCAACGCCCACCTCCTTGCGCTGCGCGATCGGCTGATCGATGGCATTCTGCAGCGCATTCCAGACGCACGGCTGAACGGCGACCGTGAGCAGCGCTTGCCGAACAACGTTAACGTCTCGTTTGAAGGTGTCGATGGCGAGACGATCCTCCTGAATCTCGACATGCACGGCATTGCAGCATCCAGCGGCTCGGCATGCACAACTGGCTCGACGGAGCCGAGCCATGTCCTGCTTGCGATTGGGCTGACACCGGAGCAAGCCCGGAGTAGCATCCGCCTGACGCTCGGCAAGGACAACACGGAGCAGGAGATCGATCGGACACTGGACGTGCTTGAAGAGACGGTAACACGCCTCCGCCGCTTGACGAGCGCTCAGGCGCGGGCGCGCTAA
- the dnaK gene encoding molecular chaperone DnaK, whose translation MGRVIGIDLGTTNSVMAVIEGGEPVVIPNAEGERLTPSVVAVTANGERLVGRFAKRQAITNPENTIYSVKRFMGRRFDDPEVQRTIKLVPYKVRRAQNGGVEIKMGDRWYSPPEISAMILQKLKADAEAYLGEKVDKAVITVPAYFDDSQRNATKDAGRIAGLEVLRIINEPTASALAYGLDKKSEEQIAVYDLGGGTYDISILDISEGVFQVLATNGDTHLGGDDFDQRIIDWLADEFKKEHGIDLRQDRMALQRLKEAAEKAKIELSSVQQTEINLPFITADASGPKHLVMTLTRSKLEQLVADLVERTIPPMEQALKDAGLSVKDIDEVVLVGGQTRMPLVQRKVAEFFGKEPHKGINPDEVVAIGAAIQAGVLAGEVREVLLLDVTPLTLAIETLGGVATPIIPRNTTIPTRKSQIFTTAADNQTQVEIHVVQGERPMAADNKSLGRFILDGIPPAPRGVPKIEVTFDIDANGILNVSARDLATGREQKITITASSGLTEEEIQRMIKEAEAHAEEDRRRREAIEFRNRAEALVYQAEHTLNEYSDRIPSDLKLNLENKISAVKEILERDPENIERLRPAYDELSHTLSQVGLRMYEQAGAASGASADGTATSSTGSSGDETVEGEYREVK comes from the coding sequence ATGGGACGGGTTATTGGTATTGACCTTGGGACAACAAACTCTGTGATGGCCGTGATCGAAGGTGGTGAGCCGGTCGTGATCCCCAACGCCGAAGGGGAGCGCCTCACACCTTCAGTGGTCGCGGTGACAGCGAATGGTGAGCGCCTGGTTGGCCGCTTCGCCAAGCGGCAGGCGATCACGAACCCCGAGAACACAATCTACTCAGTCAAGCGCTTCATGGGTCGACGCTTTGACGACCCGGAGGTACAGCGCACAATCAAACTGGTGCCTTACAAGGTGCGGCGTGCGCAGAACGGCGGTGTCGAGATCAAGATGGGCGACCGTTGGTACAGCCCGCCTGAGATCTCGGCCATGATCTTGCAGAAGCTCAAGGCTGACGCTGAGGCCTATCTCGGCGAGAAGGTCGATAAGGCCGTCATCACCGTGCCAGCCTATTTCGACGATAGCCAGCGCAATGCAACCAAGGACGCTGGCCGCATCGCTGGTCTCGAAGTGCTCCGGATCATCAACGAGCCAACGGCTTCAGCGCTGGCCTATGGTCTCGACAAGAAGTCCGAGGAGCAAATCGCCGTCTACGACCTTGGTGGCGGCACCTACGATATCTCGATCCTCGATATCTCCGAGGGTGTCTTCCAGGTGCTGGCGACCAACGGCGATACCCACCTCGGTGGTGACGACTTTGACCAGCGAATCATCGACTGGCTGGCCGATGAGTTTAAGAAAGAGCACGGCATTGACCTGCGTCAGGATCGCATGGCGCTGCAGCGTCTGAAGGAAGCAGCTGAGAAGGCCAAGATCGAACTGTCAAGCGTCCAGCAGACCGAGATCAACCTGCCGTTCATCACGGCTGATGCCAGTGGCCCGAAGCACCTCGTTATGACCTTGACCCGCTCGAAGCTCGAGCAGCTTGTCGCTGACCTGGTCGAGCGCACGATCCCGCCGATGGAACAGGCACTAAAAGACGCGGGCCTCTCGGTCAAGGACATTGACGAAGTGGTGCTTGTTGGTGGGCAGACACGGATGCCGCTGGTGCAGCGCAAGGTGGCCGAATTCTTCGGCAAGGAGCCGCACAAGGGCATCAACCCGGACGAAGTGGTGGCCATCGGTGCCGCGATCCAGGCTGGCGTGCTCGCTGGCGAAGTGCGCGAGGTGCTCTTGCTCGACGTCACGCCGCTGACGCTGGCTATTGAGACGCTTGGTGGTGTGGCAACGCCGATTATCCCGCGCAACACGACTATCCCAACGCGCAAGAGCCAGATCTTCACAACAGCGGCGGATAACCAGACGCAGGTTGAAATCCACGTCGTCCAGGGTGAGCGCCCAATGGCGGCCGACAACAAGAGTCTTGGTCGCTTCATCCTCGATGGCATTCCGCCTGCGCCGCGCGGCGTGCCCAAGATCGAGGTCACGTTCGATATCGACGCGAACGGCATTCTCAACGTCTCAGCTCGTGACCTCGCTACCGGGCGCGAGCAGAAGATCACCATTACGGCTTCAAGCGGCCTCACTGAAGAAGAAATCCAGCGGATGATTAAGGAGGCTGAAGCGCATGCCGAGGAGGACCGCCGGCGCCGCGAGGCGATTGAATTCCGCAACCGCGCTGAGGCGCTGGTCTACCAGGCTGAGCATACGCTGAACGAGTACAGCGACCGCATCCCATCGGATCTCAAGCTGAACCTTGAGAACAAGATCTCGGCGGTCAAGGAAATCCTCGAGCGTGATCCGGAGAATATCGAACGGCTCCGTCCGGCCTATGACGAACTATCGCACACCCTCTCCCAGGTTGGCCTGCGGATGTACGAGCAAGCCGGCGCAGCATCGGGTGCTAGCGCTGACGGCACGGCGACCTCGAGCACGGGAAGCAGTGGTGACGAGACGGTCGAGGGCGAGTATCGCGAGGTAAAGTAA
- the dtd gene encoding D-aminoacyl-tRNA deacylase, with amino-acid sequence MRALIQRVSQAAVRVDGKTVGEIGPGLLVLVGVHHNDTAETAEILARKTAHLRIFEDEQGKMNRSAVELGLSALVVSQFTLYADCRKGRRPSFIDAAPPDHAAPLVEAFAAALRSHGLQVATGCFGAHMEVALINDGPVTIWLDSAELTASKE; translated from the coding sequence ATGCGTGCGTTGATACAGCGCGTCAGCCAGGCCGCTGTTCGGGTTGATGGCAAGACCGTTGGCGAGATTGGGCCGGGACTCCTCGTGCTCGTCGGTGTCCACCACAACGATACAGCGGAAACCGCTGAAATACTTGCCCGCAAGACCGCGCATCTTCGGATTTTTGAAGACGAGCAGGGAAAGATGAACCGCTCGGCAGTTGAGCTGGGGCTGAGCGCATTGGTCGTCTCACAATTTACGCTGTACGCCGATTGCCGCAAGGGACGCCGGCCGAGCTTTATTGACGCAGCGCCGCCAGATCATGCCGCGCCGCTCGTCGAGGCGTTTGCTGCCGCATTGCGATCGCACGGGCTCCAGGTCGCAACCGGTTGCTTTGGCGCCCATATGGAAGTCGCCCTGATCAACGATGGTCCTGTGACAATCTGGCTTGACTCTGCAGAACTTACCGCCAGCAAAGAATAG
- the hrcA gene encoding heat-inducible transcriptional repressor HrcA, translating into MELTARQQAILRYVIEEYIRTGRAIGSKALLERVPLGVSSATIRNEMIVLEEAGLLQQPHTSAGRVPTEAGFRYYVEHLLDVPDLPPAIQIMVSHQFRQVEREIASWLKLAAAVLANTSQNLGLATPPHSPVERVRHFELLSLRRQLALLVLVTQTSAIHQSLLELAEPIDQAALSALSEQLNPEIQFLDRTAVERKMVGATPLAAQVLRRIVEALQAIEQEHARELYAEGLEYVVRQPEVSQSEVASALLELLRSGVLAASLLERLEFNRAVQVLIGSDLPLDELRPFSIVLSPYWVGGDVRGVIGVLGPQRMPYDRSIAAVRYLADVLSRLMQMVYAEEDE; encoded by the coding sequence GTGGAACTGACGGCGCGACAGCAAGCGATCTTGCGCTACGTCATCGAGGAATATATCCGGACCGGGCGAGCGATTGGCTCGAAAGCCTTGCTTGAACGGGTGCCGCTTGGGGTCAGCTCGGCGACAATCCGGAACGAGATGATAGTCTTAGAAGAGGCCGGATTGCTCCAGCAACCCCATACCTCGGCGGGGCGTGTTCCGACCGAGGCTGGGTTCCGGTACTACGTCGAGCACTTGCTCGACGTTCCCGACTTGCCGCCGGCCATCCAGATCATGGTCAGCCATCAATTCCGGCAGGTCGAGCGGGAGATTGCGAGCTGGCTCAAGCTTGCTGCAGCCGTGTTGGCGAACACGAGCCAGAACCTCGGCTTGGCTACCCCGCCGCATTCGCCCGTTGAGCGGGTGCGGCACTTTGAGCTGCTCAGCTTGCGCCGGCAGCTCGCGCTCCTTGTGCTCGTCACGCAGACAAGCGCGATTCACCAATCGTTGCTTGAGCTTGCCGAGCCGATCGATCAAGCGGCGCTCAGTGCCTTAAGCGAGCAACTCAATCCAGAGATCCAGTTTCTCGATCGCACTGCGGTCGAGCGGAAAATGGTTGGGGCAACGCCGCTCGCAGCGCAGGTCTTGCGCCGGATCGTCGAGGCGCTGCAGGCGATCGAGCAAGAGCATGCCCGTGAGCTGTATGCCGAAGGGCTGGAATACGTCGTCCGCCAGCCCGAGGTTAGCCAGAGCGAGGTGGCAAGCGCTTTGCTCGAGCTCCTGCGCAGTGGCGTGCTTGCGGCGTCACTGCTCGAGCGGCTCGAATTCAACCGTGCTGTCCAGGTACTGATTGGGTCGGATTTGCCGCTCGATGAACTGCGACCGTTCAGTATCGTCCTCTCTCCCTATTGGGTTGGGGGAGACGTCCGTGGGGTCATCGGCGTGCTTGGACCGCAGCGTATGCCGTATGATCGCTCGATTGCTGCAGTTCGTTACCTTGCCGATGTGCTGTCGCGCCTCATGCAGATGGTGTATGCCGAGGAAGACGAATAA
- a CDS encoding RrF2 family transcriptional regulator, whose product MKVSTRGEYGIRAMVSLAKMYGQGPVPLTAIAADSAVPLAYLEQLMLPLRRAGLVVSTRGAHGGYALARPPEEVKIGEIYRVMEGPIAPMSCVSEESTDDSCPMIDGCATRLVWLKVRDSIINVLDSTTLADLLAQAPRPTARSSATA is encoded by the coding sequence ATGAAGGTTTCAACACGTGGCGAGTACGGCATCCGCGCAATGGTTTCCCTCGCAAAGATGTATGGGCAAGGGCCAGTGCCGCTCACCGCGATCGCGGCTGACTCAGCTGTTCCGCTGGCCTACTTGGAGCAACTCATGCTGCCGCTCCGCCGTGCCGGTCTGGTTGTCAGCACGCGTGGCGCGCATGGTGGATATGCCTTGGCCCGCCCGCCGGAAGAAGTCAAGATTGGCGAAATCTATCGGGTGATGGAAGGGCCGATTGCCCCGATGAGCTGCGTCAGCGAGGAGAGTACGGACGATTCGTGCCCAATGATCGACGGCTGCGCGACGCGGCTTGTGTGGTTGAAGGTGCGCGACAGTATCATCAACGTGCTCGACTCGACCACGCTGGCTGACTTGTTGGCCCAGGCACCACGGCCAACGGCACGGTCGTCAGCGACAGCGTAA
- the prfB gene encoding peptide chain release factor 2 (programmed frameshift): MIQPGSSLDDLLARLEQIEVRLDLADKQRQLTELEAQAADPALWDDPARAQRLLRRIAQLRDLVEEFAKLKRHAADLKEFETLVAEDPTLQPEFDQEVRRIAEGVHALELRVLLNGPYDDHDALLAIHAGTGGVDAQDWAEMLLRMYLRWAQRAGYTAEILDLHEGEEAGIKSATVEVRGPYAYGYLKGEAGTHRLVRLSPFDANHRRHTSFALVEVLPQVDDDPEIVIRDEDLRIDTYRASGAGGQYVNKTESAVRITHLPTGIVVTCQNERSQLQNRETAMKILRARLMELKLRQRQEEQARLKGKVPVTGWGNRIRSYVLHPYTMVTDHRTGVSTPNVQAVLDGDLQPFIEAYLHRAGSELESLEGAEAPASTGA, from the exons ATGATCCAACCTGGAAGTTCGCTGGACGATTTACTGGCACGCCTTGAACAGATCGAGGTGCGTCTT GACCTCGCTGATAAGCAGCGACAACTCACTGAACTCGAAGCACAGGCCGCTGATCCCGCTCTCTGGGATGACCCGGCGCGTGCCCAGCGGCTGCTTCGGCGTATTGCCCAACTGCGTGATCTCGTCGAAGAGTTTGCTAAGCTGAAGCGCCACGCGGCAGACCTCAAGGAATTTGAAACACTCGTCGCTGAAGATCCGACGCTGCAGCCCGAGTTTGACCAGGAAGTGCGCCGTATTGCCGAAGGTGTCCACGCCCTCGAGCTTCGCGTTCTGCTCAACGGCCCGTATGACGACCACGATGCCCTCCTTGCGATCCACGCTGGTACTGGTGGGGTCGATGCGCAAGACTGGGCCGAGATGCTCCTTCGCATGTACCTGCGCTGGGCGCAGCGAGCAGGCTACACTGCTGAGATCCTCGACCTCCATGAGGGTGAGGAAGCTGGTATCAAGAGTGCAACGGTCGAAGTCCGTGGCCCATACGCCTATGGCTACCTTAAGGGCGAGGCAGGCACACACCGGCTCGTACGTCTTTCACCGTTTGATGCGAACCATCGTCGTCACACGTCGTTTGCGCTCGTCGAAGTGTTGCCACAAGTTGACGATGATCCTGAAATTGTTATCCGCGATGAGGATTTGCGGATTGATACCTACCGTGCCTCTGGTGCTGGTGGCCAGTACGTAAACAAGACTGAATCGGCAGTGCGGATTACCCACTTGCCGACTGGCATCGTCGTCACGTGTCAAAACGAGCGCTCGCAGTTGCAGAACCGTGAAACAGCGATGAAAATCCTGCGAGCCCGCTTAATGGAACTGAAGCTGCGTCAGCGTCAGGAAGAGCAGGCACGCTTAAAAGGCAAGGTGCCAGTCACGGGGTGGGGCAACCGCATCCGTTCCTACGTCCTGCATCCGTATACCATGGTGACGGATCATCGGACGGGGGTAAGCACGCCGAATGTCCAGGCTGTCCTTGATGGTGACCTCCAACCGTTCATTGAAGCCTATCTCCACCGTGCCGGTAGCGAGCTGGAGAGCCTGGAAGGTGCGGAAGCACCGGCATCGACTGGGGCGTAG
- the ispD gene encoding 2-C-methyl-D-erythritol 4-phosphate cytidylyltransferase, producing the protein MTAGLVLVAAGRSTRMQELDKLLIPLCGRPAITWVLDALAATPGLAELVIVVNAENQEAIRTHVNEAHLSIPVTLCLGGETRAASVHAGVRHLSPTIEFVLIHDAARPLVTPALFTQAMQAATVYGAVLPVVPVHDTIKQVDPQGRVMATLPRHQLVAAQTPQCFRRDWLEAAYARVPLDSPEITDEAALLEKAGFPVQTIPGSPENFKLTTPVDLATAEAVLRLRQKGRQCSA; encoded by the coding sequence ATGACCGCCGGGCTGGTGCTCGTGGCAGCCGGTCGGAGCACCAGAATGCAGGAGCTCGACAAACTCCTCATTCCGCTCTGCGGCCGCCCCGCGATCACCTGGGTGCTCGATGCCCTTGCGGCAACGCCCGGACTGGCCGAACTGGTCATTGTTGTTAACGCGGAGAACCAAGAGGCGATCCGCACGCACGTCAATGAGGCTCACCTCAGCATACCGGTCACGTTGTGCCTCGGCGGCGAAACCCGCGCAGCATCGGTCCACGCTGGCGTACGCCATCTCTCCCCAACAATCGAGTTCGTCCTCATCCACGATGCTGCCCGCCCTCTTGTGACGCCCGCGCTCTTCACCCAGGCCATGCAGGCGGCGACCGTGTACGGCGCGGTTCTGCCAGTCGTGCCAGTGCACGATACGATCAAGCAGGTCGACCCGCAGGGGCGGGTCATGGCGACACTCCCCCGCCACCAACTCGTCGCTGCGCAAACGCCCCAGTGCTTTCGTCGCGATTGGCTTGAAGCGGCATACGCCCGTGTTCCGCTTGACAGCCCGGAAATTACTGATGAGGCAGCACTGCTCGAAAAAGCGGGATTTCCTGTCCAAACCATCCCGGGTTCGCCTGAGAACTTCAAGCTCACAACGCCAGTCGACCTGGCAACGGCAGAAGCCGTACTACGGTTACGGCAGAAAGGACGACAATGTTCCGCGTAG
- a CDS encoding peptidase MA family metallohydrolase, with the protein MRKHRHRLGRSLLLTLFLVWGLLSWFAGPTVRAAPSAQFADQQVAVQFPTALTFSLHVVTQEPVTRVELRYHPVSSIAITVVRPPFTPSLDLHIQYTRDMQVNYLPPGTEISYVWRLYFADGSWVESPEQRVLYLDQRYQWSVAQDARVQIYAAVADPAYRQAALAIVEQTIDQLGQQLNVTIQGPVRVVLYPSAQALASALPPASAEWVGGMALPELQLILGGVPAGNMQEMRRILTHEVVHLAVAQLTENPYNTPPPWLDEGLATFFQQPQDARFPPLLRQAVQRDQLIPLQALNSSFPADPTAALLSYAESESVVQYIIRMYGGARLGVLLRSFQQGVTYDEAVQQSLGVTIDQLDQSWESWVRSQYGVGASAVGDLSRLVLAAGLPALVFIGSFAVRRARHRGK; encoded by the coding sequence GTGCGGAAGCACCGGCATCGACTGGGGCGTAGCCTCCTTCTCACGCTCTTCCTTGTCTGGGGACTGCTGAGCTGGTTCGCTGGGCCGACGGTACGTGCTGCGCCGTCGGCCCAGTTTGCTGACCAGCAGGTTGCCGTGCAATTCCCCACGGCCCTGACGTTTTCTCTCCATGTCGTGACCCAGGAGCCGGTCACGCGCGTCGAACTTCGCTATCACCCGGTGTCGTCGATCGCGATCACGGTCGTTCGCCCGCCCTTCACACCCAGCCTTGACCTGCATATCCAGTACACCCGTGATATGCAGGTAAACTACCTCCCTCCAGGGACGGAGATTAGCTACGTCTGGCGGCTCTACTTTGCCGACGGCAGCTGGGTTGAGAGCCCGGAACAACGCGTGCTCTACCTTGACCAGCGCTATCAGTGGTCGGTGGCCCAAGATGCCCGGGTACAGATTTATGCGGCAGTGGCTGATCCAGCCTATCGTCAAGCAGCGTTAGCGATCGTCGAGCAGACGATTGACCAGCTTGGCCAGCAGTTGAATGTGACGATCCAGGGTCCGGTTCGTGTCGTCCTCTATCCTAGCGCGCAGGCATTGGCCAGTGCGTTGCCCCCGGCAAGTGCTGAATGGGTTGGGGGAATGGCGCTGCCCGAGTTACAACTGATCCTCGGTGGCGTGCCGGCTGGCAATATGCAGGAGATGCGCCGCATTCTGACGCATGAAGTTGTCCATCTTGCGGTCGCGCAACTGACAGAGAATCCCTACAATACTCCACCGCCGTGGCTCGACGAAGGCCTCGCCACGTTCTTCCAGCAGCCGCAGGATGCGCGCTTCCCGCCGCTCCTCCGTCAAGCAGTGCAACGTGACCAGCTCATCCCCTTGCAGGCGCTCAACTCGAGCTTCCCGGCTGATCCAACGGCGGCACTCCTCTCCTATGCTGAGAGCGAGAGCGTTGTCCAGTACATCATACGTATGTATGGCGGTGCGCGCTTGGGTGTGCTCCTGCGCAGCTTTCAACAGGGTGTCACCTATGACGAAGCCGTCCAGCAGAGCCTTGGTGTCACGATCGACCAGCTCGACCAGTCATGGGAATCCTGGGTACGGAGCCAGTACGGCGTGGGGGCGAGCGCGGTCGGTGATCTGTCGCGCCTTGTCCTCGCAGCTGGCCTCCCAGCGTTGGTCTTCATTGGCAGCTTTGCCGTGCGACGCGCTCGCCACCGGGGAAAGTAA
- a CDS encoding zinc ribbon domain-containing protein, giving the protein MIDSVQNTRAAGYEAQKGEVMFCPHCGIVQDDHATTCQSCGLPLTGQTTDHPCPHCGTPTLAGARYCSACGTALAAAIEHEQDDATPLTLEDLPAWLRAEPSSEHGELPEATMPVSQAPQAPADEAASMAQFSLLDESDLPQWLREFAENEPPTLTEQHPEAPVLPPPVIQQSWGTVSVPTMTGIAMAAFEPLPADLLAVEPAEPVPAAPAEPAPPPARSSSRALRLFLLLVTIVIVLGIVGYMFLQMQRP; this is encoded by the coding sequence ATGATAGACTCCGTCCAGAACACGCGGGCAGCCGGGTACGAGGCACAGAAGGGGGAAGTGATGTTTTGCCCTCACTGCGGAATCGTCCAGGACGACCATGCAACGACCTGCCAGTCCTGTGGCCTTCCCCTCACCGGACAAACAACTGATCATCCCTGTCCACACTGTGGGACACCAACGCTCGCTGGCGCACGCTATTGCTCAGCCTGTGGTACAGCGCTTGCTGCAGCGATCGAGCACGAGCAGGACGACGCGACCCCGCTTACCCTCGAGGACCTGCCAGCGTGGCTCCGTGCCGAACCCTCGAGTGAGCATGGTGAGCTGCCTGAGGCAACGATGCCAGTATCACAGGCGCCGCAAGCGCCGGCGGACGAAGCCGCAAGCATGGCGCAGTTCTCGCTCCTCGACGAAAGCGACCTCCCACAGTGGCTGCGCGAGTTTGCTGAAAACGAACCGCCAACCTTGACTGAACAACACCCAGAAGCACCGGTCTTGCCACCGCCAGTGATTCAGCAATCCTGGGGCACTGTATCCGTGCCGACAATGACCGGCATTGCGATGGCCGCGTTCGAGCCTTTGCCAGCCGATCTCCTTGCCGTTGAGCCAGCAGAGCCCGTGCCGGCAGCCCCAGCAGAGCCAGCCCCTCCGCCAGCGCGTTCGTCATCGCGGGCACTACGCCTTTTCCTCCTCCTCGTCACGATTGTGATCGTGCTGGGCATTGTTGGCTACATGTTCCTGCAGATGCAACGGCCATAG
- a CDS encoding nucleotide exchange factor GrpE produces MNDETRRDTPADAPESAQQSPPEPSADGPAPVEAALVSPEELAAIQVQLDQAKQQAEEYLDQARRARAELLNYKRRVEQEMLDLRKQANAQLILKLLPVLDDFHLAIAKIPAEERERNPWIQGLLLIERKLWSVLESEGVEPIQAVGEPFSPERHEAIAMEEGEGDEHVVIEELRRGYLLHGRVLRPALVRVGRRPRQEPGKQEAEAAAGESAQSTQTADEQ; encoded by the coding sequence ATGAATGACGAAACGCGTCGCGATACGCCGGCCGATGCGCCGGAAAGCGCACAGCAGAGTCCGCCAGAGCCGTCGGCCGATGGACCGGCTCCGGTCGAGGCAGCGCTTGTCTCGCCGGAAGAGTTGGCGGCAATCCAAGTGCAGCTTGACCAGGCGAAACAGCAGGCAGAAGAGTATCTCGACCAGGCCCGGCGAGCCCGTGCTGAACTACTCAACTATAAGCGCCGGGTTGAACAGGAGATGCTCGACCTGCGCAAGCAAGCAAATGCGCAGCTCATCCTCAAGCTGTTGCCAGTGCTCGACGATTTTCACCTGGCGATTGCCAAGATTCCTGCTGAGGAACGTGAGCGTAATCCTTGGATTCAAGGATTGCTCTTGATTGAGCGGAAGCTCTGGTCAGTCCTAGAAAGCGAAGGGGTCGAGCCGATCCAGGCCGTCGGCGAGCCGTTCTCGCCCGAGCGCCACGAGGCCATCGCCATGGAAGAGGGCGAGGGTGACGAGCATGTCGTTATCGAAGAGCTACGCCGTGGTTACCTCCTCCATGGCCGCGTGCTGCGCCCTGCGCTCGTCCGAGTTGGCCGCCGGCCGCGCCAGGAGCCGGGGAAGCAGGAGGCTGAAGCTGCTGCAGGTGAGTCGGCACAGTCAACGCAAACAGCGGATGAGCAATAA